In one Gemmatimonadaceae bacterium genomic region, the following are encoded:
- a CDS encoding serine/threonine protein kinase, whose product MIGERIGHLRVIASIGVGGMGAVWHAVDELLDRHVALKVIRPELMSRPGLAERFRSEAIVLARLQHPCIAALYGLEKRGDEFVMVMEFVDGETLDTRLAVHGALPWPEATRITRAVLDALDHAHESGVIHRDIKPANVMITRAGRVKVMDFGIARLVGAQRQTRTGAAVGTPSYMSPEQLLGQEVDGRADVYAVGTLLFELTTGHLPFEVEGDYLRMIAQLQQVPVAPSTHNPALPPGLDVIVARALQKEPEDRFATSGDFRDALEELEREHGVLRPYGTPAAGSMPVPGNGGTRGTPSALPVAGAKAEAAVTPSPSSSALLTPVESAMSVTPVPFSLEPAGATPIDLIVPAGLSSPGALPMPESGEPVVAAASSDAAPTPEYHSTIDAPPAAAGASVAAPRRSGGSRLVIGGVAIATVLAAGMMLTRKVSAREERAATADSTAASAAAAAPPVVTAPAVPSVTPQPAAAPIVPAPSADSVDSAAVRKAVADSVRAVRRAQRDSVRKARADSIAAATAFALPGAATTGPTAAERREAEQKGTAAIRECVGVLAGQNVRTIEERFGKDNRNNIRRVALDNRLEAGAALGIRHEVNDVATSVTTRAGVLLHIRGDADAGRSFRAEIRSVVEKRGTAWGTARCFIDNDGGIRP is encoded by the coding sequence ATGATCGGAGAACGCATCGGCCACCTGCGAGTCATCGCGTCCATCGGCGTCGGTGGCATGGGGGCCGTCTGGCACGCCGTGGACGAACTGCTCGACCGCCATGTCGCCCTCAAGGTGATCCGGCCCGAGCTGATGTCGCGTCCGGGGCTGGCCGAGCGGTTCCGCTCCGAGGCCATCGTGCTGGCGCGCCTCCAGCACCCGTGCATCGCCGCCCTCTACGGGCTGGAGAAGCGGGGCGACGAGTTCGTGATGGTGATGGAGTTCGTCGATGGCGAGACGCTCGACACGCGCCTGGCCGTGCACGGGGCGCTGCCCTGGCCCGAGGCCACGCGCATCACCCGCGCCGTGCTCGACGCGCTCGACCACGCGCACGAGAGCGGCGTCATCCACCGCGACATCAAGCCCGCCAACGTGATGATCACGCGTGCCGGTCGCGTGAAGGTCATGGACTTCGGTATCGCACGGCTCGTCGGCGCGCAGCGCCAGACGCGCACCGGCGCCGCCGTCGGCACCCCCTCCTACATGTCGCCCGAGCAGCTCCTCGGCCAGGAGGTGGATGGCCGGGCCGACGTGTACGCCGTTGGCACGCTGCTCTTCGAACTCACCACAGGCCACCTGCCGTTCGAGGTCGAGGGCGACTACCTGCGCATGATCGCGCAGCTGCAGCAGGTCCCGGTCGCGCCAAGCACGCACAACCCGGCACTTCCGCCGGGGCTGGACGTGATCGTCGCGCGGGCACTGCAGAAGGAGCCCGAGGATCGTTTCGCCACCTCCGGTGACTTCCGCGATGCCCTCGAGGAGCTGGAGCGCGAGCATGGCGTGCTCCGCCCGTATGGCACGCCGGCGGCGGGCTCCATGCCCGTGCCGGGGAATGGCGGCACTCGCGGCACCCCGTCTGCGTTGCCCGTGGCGGGAGCGAAGGCCGAGGCGGCCGTCACGCCATCACCGTCCTCGTCGGCACTGCTGACGCCCGTCGAGTCGGCGATGAGTGTCACGCCGGTGCCGTTCTCGCTCGAGCCCGCTGGCGCGACGCCGATCGACCTGATCGTTCCGGCGGGACTCTCCTCACCCGGCGCACTGCCGATGCCGGAGTCGGGAGAGCCTGTCGTGGCGGCTGCGTCGAGCGACGCCGCGCCGACACCGGAGTATCACTCGACGATCGATGCACCGCCCGCTGCCGCCGGTGCATCCGTCGCAGCGCCGCGACGCAGCGGCGGGTCGCGCCTGGTGATCGGTGGGGTGGCGATCGCGACCGTCCTCGCTGCCGGGATGATGCTGACGCGCAAGGTGAGCGCGCGTGAGGAACGTGCGGCCACAGCCGACTCCACGGCGGCGAGTGCCGCCGCTGCGGCGCCTCCGGTGGTGACGGCCCCCGCGGTGCCGTCGGTGACACCGCAGCCGGCTGCCGCGCCGATCGTGCCGGCGCCATCCGCCGATTCCGTGGACAGTGCCGCGGTCCGCAAGGCCGTCGCCGACTCGGTGCGGGCGGTGCGGCGGGCACAGCGTGATTCCGTCCGCAAGGCGCGCGCGGACTCGATCGCCGCTGCCACCGCCTTTGCGCTGCCCGGTGCCGCCACCACCGGCCCCACGGCCGCCGAGCGGCGTGAGGCGGAGCAGAAAGGCACGGCCGCCATCCGCGAGTGCGTCGGCGTGCTGGCCGGGCAGAATGTCCGGACCATCGAGGAGCGCTTCGGGAAGGACAACCGGAACAACATCCGGCGGGTCGCGCTCGACAACCGGCTGGAGGCCGGTGCGGCTCTCGGAATCCGCCACGAGGTGAACGACGTCGCGACGAGCGTCACGACCCGCGCCGGGGTCCTCCTCCACATCCGCGGTGACGCCGATGCCGGCCGGTCGTTCCGCGCCGAGATCCGTTCCGTCGTCGAGAAGCGGGGCACGGCGTGGGGGACGGCGCGCTGCTTCATCGACAACGACGGCGGCATCCGGCCGTAA
- the tdh gene encoding L-threonine 3-dehydrogenase, which produces MRALVKTHAGPGFELHDVPTPTIRDDEVLIRVRRAGVCGTDVHIHQWDAWAAGRCKPPFTVGHEFAGDVVQAGSLVHHVTVGDRVTAEGHIVDERSVLSRTGNAHVDQSTRIIGVDRDGCFADFIAMPASNIWPLDPALSYDIGGIMDPMGNAFHTALTANIPGSVVLVTGCGPIGLFAVGICRAAGAARVIAVDVNPTRLALARTMGAHDAVQPPDAKAAVMGWTNGLGADVVLEISGAPSAVHQAFALARPAGRVQMLGIPSRPIDVDFATEIIFKGLTVYGVVGRRMYDTWDQMSRFLRSGTFDPTPVITHRFPLEQYDEAMEVIMNGSAGKVIFEIND; this is translated from the coding sequence GTGCGAGCACTCGTGAAGACCCACGCAGGCCCCGGTTTCGAGCTGCACGACGTGCCGACGCCAACGATTCGCGACGACGAAGTCCTGATCCGCGTCCGGCGCGCCGGCGTCTGCGGGACCGACGTCCACATCCATCAGTGGGACGCGTGGGCGGCCGGCCGCTGCAAGCCGCCATTCACCGTCGGGCACGAGTTCGCCGGCGACGTGGTGCAGGCCGGATCGCTCGTGCACCACGTGACGGTGGGCGACCGCGTCACCGCCGAGGGGCACATCGTGGACGAGCGCAGTGTCCTGAGCCGCACCGGGAATGCGCACGTGGACCAGTCCACGCGCATCATCGGGGTGGACCGCGACGGCTGCTTCGCCGACTTCATCGCCATGCCGGCGTCCAACATCTGGCCGCTCGACCCGGCCCTGAGCTACGACATCGGCGGCATCATGGATCCCATGGGCAACGCCTTCCACACCGCGCTGACGGCGAACATCCCCGGCAGCGTGGTGCTGGTGACGGGGTGCGGACCCATCGGCCTGTTCGCGGTCGGGATCTGCCGGGCGGCCGGTGCGGCGCGCGTGATCGCCGTGGACGTGAACCCCACGCGCCTGGCGCTCGCACGCACGATGGGCGCGCATGACGCCGTCCAGCCGCCGGATGCGAAGGCGGCCGTGATGGGCTGGACCAACGGGCTCGGCGCCGATGTCGTGCTCGAGATCAGCGGGGCGCCCTCCGCGGTCCACCAGGCATTCGCGCTCGCGCGGCCGGCCGGTCGCGTGCAGATGCTCGGCATCCCGTCGAGGCCGATCGACGTGGACTTCGCCACCGAGATCATCTTCAAGGGGCTGACGGTCTACGGCGTCGTCGGCCGCCGCATGTACGACACCTGGGACCAGATGTCGCGCTTCCTCCGCTCCGGCACCTTCGACCCGACCCCCGTGATCACCCACCGGTTCCCGCTCGAGCAGTACGACGAGGCGATGGAGGTGATCATGAACGGGAGCGCCGGCAAGGTGATCTTCGAGATCAATGACTGA
- the mutM gene encoding bifunctional DNA-formamidopyrimidine glycosylase/DNA-(apurinic or apyrimidinic site) lyase, with protein MPELPEVDAAARYLDAHVAGRTLRDVTLLHPAIQRVDQARLSSLVGRRVQRAERVAKWQELLFEGGARLVVHFRMTGDWVVTRTGTAPRHARAHFAFSGRQHLWLVDPRALARLEVRLAGEPASSRVGPDALDPSLDAAALRARFASRRTPVKQVLLDQGVLAGVGNIYAAEALWHARVHPGTPANRLSLVRVERVLAGIRWTMGLAFEQQGRHQYGEATDRFAVYDRAAEPCLRCGTPIARMVQGQRSTYWCRRCQR; from the coding sequence ATGCCCGAATTGCCTGAAGTCGATGCCGCGGCCCGCTACCTGGATGCACACGTCGCGGGCCGCACGCTGCGCGACGTGACGCTGCTGCATCCGGCGATCCAGCGTGTGGACCAGGCGCGCCTCTCCAGCCTCGTGGGACGGAGGGTGCAGCGCGCCGAGCGCGTCGCCAAATGGCAGGAGCTGCTCTTCGAGGGCGGCGCGCGACTGGTGGTGCACTTCCGCATGACGGGCGACTGGGTGGTGACGCGCACGGGGACCGCGCCGCGCCACGCGCGCGCGCACTTCGCGTTCAGCGGACGGCAGCACCTGTGGCTGGTGGATCCCCGGGCCCTGGCGCGGCTCGAGGTGCGGCTGGCTGGTGAGCCGGCGTCCTCCCGGGTCGGTCCCGACGCACTCGACCCCTCGCTCGACGCCGCAGCCCTGCGGGCACGATTCGCGTCGCGCCGCACACCGGTGAAGCAGGTGCTGCTCGACCAGGGGGTGCTGGCCGGCGTGGGCAACATCTATGCGGCCGAGGCGCTGTGGCATGCGCGCGTCCATCCCGGGACACCTGCGAACCGGCTGTCGCTGGTGCGGGTGGAACGTGTGCTCGCCGGCATCCGCTGGACGATGGGTCTCGCCTTCGAGCAGCAGGGTCGGCACCAGTATGGGGAGGCCACCGATCGGTTCGCCGTCTACGATCGCGCGGCGGAGCCATGCCTGCGGTGCGGGACGCCGATCGCGCGCATGGTGCAGGGTCAGCGCTCCACCTACTGGTGCCGTCGCTGCCAGCGCTGA
- a CDS encoding class I SAM-dependent rRNA methyltransferase, whose protein sequence is MTAHTALPITTLASRGAERILRGHPWVFRSDIATAPRVPAGLTDLRGPGGRKLGTALFSPTSEITIRRLEANPDIPVDARWWHTTLERAIARRAPLARDGNAYRLVHGEGDGAPSLVVDRYDDVLVVQLLSAGLETQRAHIVAALQALLTPTGILARNDPAVRSREGLDRTVEVLAGTVPDTIRVTEHGVHYLAALRTGQKTGAFLDQRDNRALIGSLARGRALDCFSYHGSFALHLARHAEHVTAVDSSAAALERVAANAALNGSTNITPVVADAFAWLREARANGDRFDTIVVDPPAFAKNRASVEHAMRGYADINRLAMQLLTPGGIMFTASCSHHVHVPDFLEVLEYAAAESGRQVAIRTITLQPLDHPMLLTVPETGYLKGALLEAMD, encoded by the coding sequence ATGACCGCACATACTGCCCTGCCCATCACGACGCTCGCCTCCCGCGGCGCCGAACGCATCCTCCGCGGACACCCCTGGGTCTTCCGCTCCGACATCGCCACCGCCCCGCGCGTCCCCGCCGGACTCACCGACCTCCGAGGCCCCGGCGGCCGCAAGCTCGGCACCGCCCTCTTCAGCCCCACCTCGGAAATCACCATCCGACGCCTCGAGGCAAACCCGGACATCCCCGTCGATGCCCGCTGGTGGCACACCACCCTCGAGCGCGCCATCGCACGCCGGGCCCCCCTCGCGCGCGACGGCAACGCCTATCGCCTCGTCCACGGTGAAGGCGACGGCGCCCCGAGCCTCGTCGTCGATCGCTACGACGACGTCCTCGTCGTCCAGCTCCTCAGCGCCGGCCTCGAGACGCAGCGCGCGCACATCGTCGCCGCACTCCAGGCGCTCCTCACCCCCACCGGCATCCTCGCGCGCAACGACCCCGCCGTGCGCAGCCGCGAGGGACTCGACCGCACCGTCGAGGTGCTCGCCGGCACCGTCCCCGACACGATCCGCGTCACCGAACACGGCGTCCACTACCTCGCCGCCCTGCGCACGGGCCAGAAGACCGGCGCCTTCCTCGACCAGCGCGACAACCGCGCGCTCATCGGCTCGCTCGCGCGCGGCCGCGCCCTCGACTGCTTCAGCTACCACGGCTCCTTCGCCCTGCACCTGGCTCGGCACGCCGAGCACGTGACGGCGGTGGACTCCTCCGCCGCCGCGCTCGAGCGCGTCGCCGCCAACGCCGCCCTCAACGGCAGCACGAACATCACACCCGTCGTCGCCGACGCCTTCGCCTGGCTGCGAGAGGCCCGCGCCAACGGCGACCGCTTCGACACCATCGTCGTGGATCCACCCGCCTTCGCGAAGAACCGCGCCTCGGTGGAACACGCGATGCGCGGCTACGCCGACATCAACCGCCTCGCCATGCAGCTCCTCACCCCCGGCGGCATCATGTTCACCGCCAGCTGCAGCCACCACGTGCACGTGCCCGACTTCCTCGAGGTGCTGGAGTATGCGGCCGCCGAGAGCGGACGGCAGGTCGCGATCCGCACCATCACGCTGCAGCCGCTCGACCATCCCATGCTCCTCACCGTGCCCGAGACGGGCTACCTCAAGGGTGCGCTGCTCGAGGCGATGGACTAG
- a CDS encoding TldD/PmbA family protein has product MSRRLRADSSPRRLFEPARVLSQAEAESLAKRIVGFSQADSCRVSLQSSARGNTRFAVNQVSTSGDNEDVSVRVRVTVGKKVGAASTNRLDDEGLRQVVQVAERIARLQPDDPELMPELGPQQYTRVDAFHAATAAAEPQQRADIVRKVTEASRAAGLSATGYLEVVTAATAIANSAGLFAYHRSTDCAFTTTVRTADGAGSGWAGAAARDIGAIDGAALAATAIDKARRSLNAVAIEPGRYTVVLEPTAVGNLVQLMAFATNARQADEGRSFFSKPGGGTKIGLKVVDERVTLRSDPQDAIAPGVPFDGDGLPTRNVTWIENGTVKELGYDRFWAGRKGVAPVVLPGTLQMSGGSQSVQDMIASTERGILVTRFWYIRPVDPRTILYTGLTRDGTFLIERGRVTRAIKNLRFNESPVFLLNNIEALGQPQRVSASESGSAGIPIVVPAVKARDFTFTSLSDAV; this is encoded by the coding sequence ATGAGCCGACGCCTGCGAGCCGACAGCTCGCCGCGCCGGCTCTTCGAGCCCGCCCGCGTCCTGTCGCAGGCCGAGGCCGAGTCGCTGGCGAAGCGCATCGTCGGGTTCTCGCAGGCCGACAGCTGCCGCGTTTCGCTGCAGAGCTCCGCCCGTGGCAACACCCGGTTCGCCGTCAACCAGGTCTCGACCTCCGGCGACAACGAGGACGTCAGCGTCCGCGTCCGCGTGACCGTCGGGAAGAAGGTCGGCGCCGCCAGCACCAACCGGCTCGATGACGAGGGACTGCGCCAGGTGGTGCAGGTGGCCGAGCGCATCGCGCGACTGCAGCCCGACGATCCGGAGCTGATGCCCGAACTCGGTCCGCAGCAGTACACCCGCGTCGACGCCTTCCATGCCGCCACCGCGGCCGCCGAGCCCCAGCAGCGTGCCGACATCGTGCGCAAGGTCACCGAGGCCTCGCGCGCGGCCGGCCTCAGCGCCACCGGCTATCTCGAAGTCGTGACGGCCGCCACGGCGATCGCGAACTCGGCCGGGCTCTTCGCTTACCATCGCAGCACCGACTGTGCGTTCACGACCACCGTCCGCACCGCCGACGGGGCCGGCTCCGGCTGGGCGGGTGCGGCCGCGCGTGACATCGGCGCCATCGACGGTGCTGCCCTCGCCGCCACCGCCATCGACAAGGCGCGTCGGTCGCTGAACGCCGTCGCGATCGAGCCGGGCCGCTACACCGTCGTGCTGGAGCCGACTGCTGTCGGGAACCTCGTGCAGCTGATGGCCTTCGCCACCAACGCGCGGCAGGCCGACGAAGGGCGCAGCTTCTTCTCGAAGCCCGGCGGTGGCACCAAGATCGGCCTCAAGGTCGTCGACGAGCGCGTCACGCTGCGCTCCGACCCGCAGGACGCCATCGCGCCCGGCGTGCCGTTCGACGGCGATGGCCTGCCCACCCGGAACGTCACCTGGATCGAGAACGGCACCGTGAAGGAGCTCGGTTACGACCGGTTCTGGGCGGGCCGCAAGGGCGTCGCGCCCGTCGTGCTCCCGGGGACGCTGCAGATGTCCGGCGGGTCGCAGTCCGTGCAGGACATGATCGCCTCCACCGAGCGCGGCATCCTCGTCACGCGCTTCTGGTACATCCGCCCCGTCGATCCGCGCACCATCCTGTACACCGGTTTGACGCGAGATGGCACCTTCCTGATCGAGCGCGGCCGTGTGACCCGGGCGATCAAGAATTTACGATTCAACGAGTCACCCGTCTTTTTGCTGAACAACATCGAGGCGCTCGGCCAGCCGCAGCGCGTCAGTGCCAGTGAGAGCGGGTCCGCCGGGATCCCGATCGTGGTGCCGGCAGTCAAGGCCCGCGATTTCACGTTCACCAGTCTCAGTGATGCCGTCTAG
- a CDS encoding TldD/PmbA family protein has translation MTSSRREFLKSSATVAAVGFAANLASPRLAGAAAPASRFADDALRIAPTVGDPAIRELVLTAIDAARRAGASYADARVSQNRSRTLATRERRVQNLSDNETLGCGIRVLVDGTWGFAATRELTADAIARTARLAVAQAKANRRTQVAPVQLAPVTPTPNGTWSSPVRIDPFSVAIEDQVGLLLRANEAALGVAGVRFVNSAMFFLREEKTFASTDGTVTVQTIYRSQPSMTVTAVSADNSDFQSRQSTDIQPHGLGYEHVVDGKLVENAPRWGAEAVEKLRARPVEVGRYDLVLHPSHLWLTIHESVAHPTELDRALGYEANYAGTSFVAPPQKVLGKLKYGPEIMNVQGNRTEAGSLGAIGWDDEGVAPETFDIIRRGVVVDYQTTREQAGELAWWYQQQGKPVRSHGNSYAQSWADVQFQRMPNVSLLPGEKDHTWDDLIAATDRGIAIVGDGSFSIDQQRYNAQFGGQLFYEIRGGKITGMLKDVAYQIRTPEFWGAMDMLGGKRSYELGGAFGDGKGQPAQSNAVSHGCPPTRHRQVNVINTGRKA, from the coding sequence GTGACATCTTCCCGTCGCGAATTCCTCAAGAGCAGCGCCACCGTCGCCGCAGTCGGCTTCGCGGCGAATCTCGCGTCCCCGCGCCTCGCGGGTGCCGCAGCGCCCGCATCGCGCTTTGCCGATGACGCCCTGCGCATCGCGCCCACGGTCGGCGACCCTGCCATTCGCGAACTGGTCCTCACCGCCATCGACGCCGCCCGCCGCGCCGGTGCCAGCTACGCCGACGCCCGCGTCAGCCAGAACCGCAGCCGCACCCTCGCCACCCGCGAGCGCCGCGTGCAGAACCTCAGTGACAACGAGACCCTCGGCTGCGGCATCCGCGTCCTGGTCGACGGCACCTGGGGCTTCGCCGCCACGCGCGAGCTGACCGCCGACGCCATCGCGCGCACCGCGCGCCTCGCCGTCGCGCAGGCAAAGGCCAACCGCCGCACGCAGGTCGCACCGGTCCAGCTGGCCCCCGTCACGCCGACGCCGAACGGCACCTGGAGCAGCCCGGTCCGCATCGATCCGTTCTCCGTCGCCATCGAGGACCAGGTCGGCCTGCTGCTCCGCGCCAACGAAGCCGCCCTCGGCGTCGCCGGCGTCCGCTTCGTCAACTCGGCCATGTTCTTCCTGCGCGAGGAGAAGACCTTCGCGTCGACCGATGGCACGGTCACCGTGCAGACGATCTACCGGTCGCAGCCGAGCATGACCGTGACCGCGGTGTCCGCCGACAACTCCGACTTCCAGTCGCGGCAGTCCACCGACATCCAGCCCCACGGCCTGGGATACGAGCACGTCGTGGACGGCAAGCTGGTCGAGAATGCGCCGCGCTGGGGTGCCGAGGCGGTCGAGAAACTGCGCGCCAGGCCCGTCGAGGTCGGACGCTACGACCTCGTGCTCCACCCGTCGCACCTCTGGCTCACGATCCACGAGTCGGTGGCCCACCCCACCGAGCTCGATCGCGCGCTGGGCTACGAGGCCAACTACGCCGGCACCAGCTTCGTCGCCCCGCCGCAGAAGGTGCTCGGGAAGCTGAAGTACGGCCCCGAGATCATGAACGTGCAGGGCAATCGCACCGAGGCCGGCTCCCTCGGCGCCATCGGCTGGGATGACGAGGGCGTCGCACCCGAGACCTTCGACATCATCAGGCGCGGCGTCGTGGTGGACTACCAGACCACCCGCGAGCAGGCGGGCGAACTGGCCTGGTGGTACCAGCAGCAGGGCAAGCCGGTGCGCAGCCACGGCAACTCCTACGCGCAAAGCTGGGCCGACGTCCAGTTCCAGCGCATGCCCAACGTGTCGCTCCTTCCCGGCGAGAAGGACCACACCTGGGACGACCTGATCGCCGCCACCGACCGCGGCATCGCCATCGTCGGTGACGGCAGCTTCTCCATCGACCAGCAGCGCTACAACGCGCAGTTCGGCGGCCAGCTCTTCTACGAGATCCGGGGCGGCAAGATCACCGGCATGCTCAAGGACGTCGCCTACCAGATCCGCACGCCGGAGTTCTGGGGCGCGATGGACATGCTCGGCGGGAAGCGCAGCTACGAGCTGGGCGGCGCGTTCGGCGACGGCAAGGGCCAGCCGGCCCAGTCCAATGCCGTCAGCCACGGCTGCCCGCCCACGCGGCACCGGCAGGTCAATGTCATCAACACCGGACGGAAGGCATGA
- a CDS encoding glycine C-acetyltransferase, protein MNPNFTAELQAGIAQLKADRVHKTLNHLDSPQSARVQMEGHGEVLILSSNNYLGLCDEPSVIEAGIEGLRRFGAGTGSVRFICGTFTIHRELETALARFAGTEAALSFVSAWTANEGLTHCIVREGDFVVSDALNHASIIDSIRLAKSITKCTTAVYRHGDLDDLRDKLAANATARRRVIWTDGVFSMEGSIARLPDLLQIARDTNSILVMDDSHATGVLGRTGRGTAEHFGVLGEVDVITSTLGKALGGAAGGFVAGSAALCDTLIQSSRPQLFSNALPPTVAASALQAVRVIEAQPERVTRLRENADWFRAAITEAGFSPLPGETPIVPIIVGETATAIAMSQALLAEGVFVTGFGFPVVPQGQARVRCQISSAHSREDLEFAVQAFITVGERLGIRGAQG, encoded by the coding sequence CTGAACCCGAACTTCACGGCCGAGCTGCAGGCCGGCATCGCGCAGCTGAAGGCCGACCGCGTCCACAAGACACTGAACCACCTCGACAGCCCGCAGTCGGCCCGGGTGCAGATGGAGGGACACGGCGAGGTCCTGATCCTCTCCTCGAACAACTACCTCGGCCTCTGTGACGAGCCGAGCGTGATCGAGGCCGGCATCGAGGGGCTGCGCCGCTTCGGCGCCGGCACCGGCTCGGTGCGCTTCATCTGCGGCACCTTCACGATCCACCGCGAGCTGGAGACGGCGCTGGCACGCTTCGCCGGCACCGAGGCGGCGCTCAGCTTCGTCTCCGCCTGGACCGCGAACGAGGGGCTGACGCACTGCATCGTGCGCGAGGGCGACTTCGTGGTGAGCGACGCACTCAACCACGCCAGCATCATCGACAGCATCCGGCTGGCGAAGTCGATCACCAAGTGCACGACGGCCGTCTACCGGCACGGCGACCTGGACGACCTCCGCGACAAGCTGGCGGCCAACGCCACGGCGCGGCGCCGGGTGATCTGGACGGATGGTGTCTTCAGCATGGAAGGGAGCATCGCGCGCCTGCCCGACCTGCTCCAGATCGCGCGCGACACGAACTCCATCCTGGTGATGGACGACAGCCACGCGACGGGCGTGCTCGGCCGGACCGGGCGCGGCACCGCGGAGCACTTCGGTGTGCTCGGTGAGGTGGACGTGATCACCAGCACGCTGGGGAAGGCGCTGGGCGGCGCGGCCGGCGGCTTCGTGGCCGGCAGCGCCGCGCTCTGTGACACGCTGATCCAGTCGAGCCGCCCGCAGCTCTTCTCGAACGCCCTGCCCCCGACGGTGGCTGCGAGTGCGCTGCAGGCCGTGCGGGTGATCGAGGCGCAGCCGGAGCGCGTCACGCGCCTCCGCGAGAACGCCGACTGGTTCCGCGCGGCGATCACCGAGGCCGGGTTCTCGCCGCTGCCGGGTGAGACGCCCATCGTGCCGATCATCGTCGGCGAGACGGCCACCGCGATCGCGATGAGCCAGGCGCTGCTGGCCGAAGGCGTCTTCGTGACCGGCTTCGGGTTCCCGGTGGTGCCGCAGGGCCAGGCGCGCGTGCGATGCCAGATCTCCTCGGCGCACTCGCGTGAGGACCTGGAGTTCGCCGTGCAGGCGTTCATCACGGTGGGAGAGCGGCTCGGCATCCGGGGCGCGCAGGGCTGA
- a CDS encoding threo-3-hydroxy-L-aspartate ammonia-lyase — protein sequence MTEPALPTFADVERARARLAGHAHRTPVATSRTLDALVGAQAFLKCENLQRMGAFKFRGAYNALSALPESARAAGVVAYSSGNHAQAVALSARLLGMPATIVMPSNAPAAKRAATAGYGARVELYDPAEDKREVVAQAIVAETGATLIPPFDHADVIAGQGTAAAELIEEVGPLDALLVCCGGGGLLTGSAIAAHAMSPGCRVIGVEPELGDDMTRSFHTRTPQRLSQVPATIADGARTMGPGRLTFPLLLEHVDDMVTVSDADLVAAVRFALIRMKLLVEPSGALGLAALMSGKAPVHGRVGIIVSGGNVDPEMLRWILLDDDARPAVAPEP from the coding sequence ATGACTGAGCCGGCCCTCCCCACCTTCGCCGACGTCGAGCGCGCCCGTGCGCGCCTCGCCGGCCACGCCCACCGCACGCCGGTGGCCACCTCGCGCACCCTCGACGCCCTCGTCGGAGCGCAGGCCTTCCTGAAGTGCGAGAACCTGCAGCGGATGGGCGCGTTCAAGTTCCGGGGCGCCTACAACGCGCTCAGCGCGCTCCCCGAGTCGGCGCGCGCCGCCGGCGTGGTCGCGTACTCCAGCGGCAACCATGCCCAGGCCGTCGCGCTCTCCGCGCGCCTCCTCGGCATGCCGGCAACGATCGTGATGCCCTCGAACGCCCCCGCCGCCAAGCGCGCGGCGACGGCCGGATACGGCGCACGGGTCGAGCTGTACGACCCGGCCGAGGACAAGCGCGAGGTGGTGGCGCAGGCGATCGTCGCCGAGACCGGCGCCACGCTCATCCCGCCGTTCGATCACGCGGACGTGATCGCCGGGCAGGGCACCGCGGCGGCGGAGCTGATCGAGGAGGTCGGTCCGCTGGATGCGCTCCTGGTCTGCTGCGGTGGCGGCGGCCTGCTCACCGGCTCCGCGATCGCGGCGCACGCCATGTCCCCGGGCTGCCGCGTGATCGGCGTCGAGCCGGAGCTCGGCGACGACATGACCCGCAGCTTCCACACCCGCACACCGCAGCGCCTGTCGCAGGTGCCGGCGACGATCGCGGATGGTGCCCGCACGATGGGGCCCGGACGCCTGACCTTCCCGCTCCTGCTGGAGCACGTCGACGACATGGTCACGGTGTCGGACGCGGATCTCGTGGCGGCGGTGCGCTTCGCCCTGATCCGCATGAAGCTGCTGGTCGAGCCGTCCGGGGCGCTCGGCCTCGCCGCGCTGATGAGCGGCAAGGCGCCGGTGCACGGCCGCGTCGGCATCATCGTCTCGGGCGGCAACGTGGACCCGGAGATGCTGCGCTGGATCCTGTTGGACGACGACGCGCGCCCAGCCGTCGCACCCGAGCCCTGA